The proteins below come from a single Procambarus clarkii isolate CNS0578487 chromosome 44, FALCON_Pclarkii_2.0, whole genome shotgun sequence genomic window:
- the LOC138350217 gene encoding uncharacterized protein — MPSLIVIYINDKDENVTNLIIKFTDDSQIIGKVGNHNDIEVLQRDLHELHKWSEDWQMLFNNDKCKTLHVGHNNPSHKYQINTIPLQQIDDEKLLLRHSLKVAQQVGAVVRKANQTLRVINRIFDFKENKELIQL, encoded by the coding sequence ATGCCATCCCTTATTGTCATATACATTAATGACAAAGATGAAAATGTTACAAACCTCATCATCAAATTTACAGATGACTCGCAAATCATTGGTAAAGTGGGAAATCATAATGATATTGAAGTCTTAcagagagatctacatgaactccacaaatggtcagaagactggcaaatgctctttaataacgacaaatgcaagaccttgcatgtggggcataacaacccaagCCACAAATACCAAATTAATACCATTCCATTACAGCAAATTGATGACGAAAAGTTGCTACTCCGTcactcactaaaagttgcacaacaggtaggagCAGTAGTCAGAAAAGCAAACCAAACCCTTAGAGTAATCAATCGtatctttgactttaaggaaaataaGGAATTGATTCAACTGTAA